Proteins from one Euwallacea similis isolate ESF13 chromosome 13, ESF131.1, whole genome shotgun sequence genomic window:
- the LOC136412953 gene encoding uncharacterized protein isoform X2 — MYNICVTLRVGILLFTLLGSSCVKINQLIVPKIASPRMGPVILDCDYSLEFPKDEGLVVKWFFNEKIYPVYQWIPDAKPQELGILKGRLDLSYKVSDDRYKKHRALKIGKLSPELGGNYTCSVSTFSSEDSQTKQMLIFEKAFELKYPPLWYRSEKESKILCYAEEVFPRPHMRLYLNNSEVENSTVRYQERHSGLFDVEIFTNAENLVDGTAILCELHVALTNYTIKKEAIYYEGNVVSSGNTWTCDSPIWSALFAVMCGTSHKLIFRTFLDRMR, encoded by the exons atgtataacattTGTGTAACTCTTAGGGTCGGAATTTTGCTTTTCa cACTATTGGGATCATCGTGtgtaaaaatcaatcaactaaTAGTTCCCAAAATAGCGTCCCCGAGAATGGGGCCTGTTATACTGGATTGCGACTATTCCCTGGAGTTTCCAAAGGATGAAGGACTGGTAGTTAAGTGGTTTTTCAACGAAAAAATCTATCCGGTTTATCAATGGATTCCTGACGCAAAACCTCAAGAACTGG GAATTCTTAAGGGTCGTCTGGATTTGAGTTACAAAGTTTCTGATGATCGCTATAAAAAACATCGGGCGTTGAAGATTGGGAAATTGAGTCCGGAATTGGGGGGGAATTACACTTGTTCAGTGTCCACTTTCAGCAGTGAGGACAGCCAAACTAAGCAGATGCTCATTTTTG AAAAAGCGTTTGAGCTAAAATACCCACCCTTATGGTACCGAAGCGAAAAGgagtcaaaaattttatgctaTGCAGAGGAGGTTTTCCCTAGGCCTCACATGAGGCTCTATTTAAACAATAG TGAAGTTGAAAATTCTACAGTGAGGTACCAGGAACGACACAGCGGTCTGTTTGATGTGGAGATCTTTACTAATGCCGAGAACTTGGTGGATGGTACTGCAATTTTGTGCGAGCTACACGTGGCATTAACGAATTATACTATTAAAAAGGAGGCCATTTATTATGAAG GAAATGTCGTATCATCAGGAAATACGTGGACTTGTGATTCTCCCATCTGGTCTGCATTATTTGCAGTGATGTGTGGGACTTCtcacaaattaatatttcgtaCTTTTCTAGATAGGATGAggtga
- the oys gene encoding lysophospholipid acyltransferase 6 isoform X1 has product MTDSLEHYQGSRLLERLSSQTGLNVDQLNFVVSQLVALVIASLYRTVLQPAKVNTKVRHGFGLIFGMWMSYFCFGYQALHLAGLPAVCYVVLLTQSPNIMHGAVLLTAMVYLSLVHLHRQLYEDSSFGLDISGPLMVITQKMSSLAFSLHDGLVKTEEEMTESQKYYALTKMPSFLEFFSYSLMFPSLMAGPVIFYKDYINFIEGQSLVHHRRSTVCSKDVMVHEPSPTRAVFKKLIMATGCALVFVLFLPKFPISRVKTDEFVNSTTFGYKFWYLTVATSLMRAKYYFAWTLADAICNNAGLGWNGSSWNGLSNVDIFRFEFGTSLKESIDAWNRGTNLWLRFIVYKRVSKYSTFATFTLSAIWHGFYPGYYLTFLSGVLFTFASRTMRRHLRPYFLSSNESKLVYDLLTFAVTRFALAYITFPFVLLEFYGSVIVYSKLYWSLHVLAIGAFWGAPHLIPRIQSGDKNGIAMAFSKAGPYSEAVAKID; this is encoded by the exons atGACTGATAGCTTAGAACATTACCAAGGAAGTAGGCTGCTAGAAAGACTAAGCTCACAGACAGGACTAAATGTGGATCAGCTCAATTTTGTTGTTAGCCAACTGGTGGCTCTGGTGATAGCCAGTTTATACAG AACCGTTCTTCAACCAGCGAAAGTGAACACCAAAGTCAGACATGGATTTGGCCTAATTTTTGGCATGTGGATGTCGTATTTCTGTTTCGGTTACCAAGCATTGCACCTGGCAGGACTTCCAGCAGTATGTTATGTG GTATTGTTAACCCAAAGCCCGAATATAATGCACGGTGCAGTATTACTAACTGCTATGGTATATTTGTCCCTGGTCCACTTACACCGCCAACTATACGAGGATAGTTCCTTTGGGTTGGATATAAGCGGGCCTCTGATGGTCATAACGCAGAAAATGAGTAGTTTGGCTTTCAGTTTACATGATGGCTTGGTAAAAACTGAAGAGGAGATGACTgaatctcaaaaatattacGCTTTAACTAAGATGCCTTCTTTCTTGGaattttttag ctACAGCCTCATGTTCCCGTCTCTCATGGCTGGCCCTGTAATCTTTTACAAAGATTACATAAACTTCATTGAAGGTCAGTCCCTAGTGCATCATAGAAGATCTACAGTGTGTTCCAAAGACGTCATGGTTCACGAGCCAAGCCCAACAAGGGctgtattcaaaaaattaattatggcTACTGGATGTGCATTAGTTTTCGTGCTGTTCCTTCCTAAGTTCCCCATATCCAGAGTGAAGACTGACGAGTTTGTAAATAGCACAACATTCGGCTACAAATTTTGGTACCTGACTGTGGCTACTTCTCTAATGAGAGCCAAGTATTATTTCGCCTGGACTCTTGCGGACGCCATTTGCAATAATGCGGGTTTGGGCTGGAACGGGAGTTCTTGGAACGGCTTATCCAACGTGGATATTTTCCGGTTTGAATTTGGTACGAGTTTGAAAGAAAGTATCGATGCCTGGAATCGCGGAACCAACTTATGGCTGCGTTTTATAGTTTACAAAAGAGTGAGTAAATACTCCACATTCGCCACTTTTACTTTAAGCGCCATTTGGCATGGATTTTATCCAGGGTACTACCTCACTTTCTTAAGTGGTGTCTTGTTCACATTCGCTTCCAGAACAATGCGGCGCCACTTGCGACCCTATTTTTTGTCTTCCAACGAATCGAAACTCGTCTACGATTTGCTTACCTTCGCAGTTACCCGATTCGCATTGGCTTACATTACTTTCCCGTTTGTTTTGCTCGAATTTTATGGCAGCGTAATTGTGTACAGCAAGTTGTACTGGTCATTACATGTATTAGCTATTGGGGCTTTTTGGGGAGCGCCCCATCTCATCCCAAGAATTCAATCGGGGGATAAAAATGGGATTGCGATGGCGTTCAGCAAGGCGGGGCCTTATTCCGAAGCTGTTGCTAAAATAGACtga
- the LOC136412953 gene encoding uncharacterized protein isoform X1 yields the protein MYNICVTLRVGILLFTLLGSSCVKINQLIVPKIASPRMGPVILDCDYSLEFPKDEGLVVKWFFNEKIYPVYQWIPDAKPQELGILKGRLDLSYKVSDDRYKKHRALKIGKLSPELGGNYTCSVSTFSSEDSQTKQMLIFVPEKAFELKYPPLWYRSEKESKILCYAEEVFPRPHMRLYLNNSEVENSTVRYQERHSGLFDVEIFTNAENLVDGTAILCELHVALTNYTIKKEAIYYEGNVVSSGNTWTCDSPIWSALFAVMCGTSHKLIFRTFLDRMR from the exons atgtataacattTGTGTAACTCTTAGGGTCGGAATTTTGCTTTTCa cACTATTGGGATCATCGTGtgtaaaaatcaatcaactaaTAGTTCCCAAAATAGCGTCCCCGAGAATGGGGCCTGTTATACTGGATTGCGACTATTCCCTGGAGTTTCCAAAGGATGAAGGACTGGTAGTTAAGTGGTTTTTCAACGAAAAAATCTATCCGGTTTATCAATGGATTCCTGACGCAAAACCTCAAGAACTGG GAATTCTTAAGGGTCGTCTGGATTTGAGTTACAAAGTTTCTGATGATCGCTATAAAAAACATCGGGCGTTGAAGATTGGGAAATTGAGTCCGGAATTGGGGGGGAATTACACTTGTTCAGTGTCCACTTTCAGCAGTGAGGACAGCCAAACTAAGCAGATGCTCATTTTTG TTCCAGAAAAAGCGTTTGAGCTAAAATACCCACCCTTATGGTACCGAAGCGAAAAGgagtcaaaaattttatgctaTGCAGAGGAGGTTTTCCCTAGGCCTCACATGAGGCTCTATTTAAACAATAG TGAAGTTGAAAATTCTACAGTGAGGTACCAGGAACGACACAGCGGTCTGTTTGATGTGGAGATCTTTACTAATGCCGAGAACTTGGTGGATGGTACTGCAATTTTGTGCGAGCTACACGTGGCATTAACGAATTATACTATTAAAAAGGAGGCCATTTATTATGAAG GAAATGTCGTATCATCAGGAAATACGTGGACTTGTGATTCTCCCATCTGGTCTGCATTATTTGCAGTGATGTGTGGGACTTCtcacaaattaatatttcgtaCTTTTCTAGATAGGATGAggtga
- the oys gene encoding lysophospholipid acyltransferase 6 isoform X2 has protein sequence MTDSLEHYQGSRLLERLSSQTGLNVDQLNFVVSQLVALVIASLYRTVLQPAKVNTKVRHGFGLIFGMWMSYFCFGYQALHLAGLPAVCYVLLTQSPNIMHGAVLLTAMVYLSLVHLHRQLYEDSSFGLDISGPLMVITQKMSSLAFSLHDGLVKTEEEMTESQKYYALTKMPSFLEFFSYSLMFPSLMAGPVIFYKDYINFIEGQSLVHHRRSTVCSKDVMVHEPSPTRAVFKKLIMATGCALVFVLFLPKFPISRVKTDEFVNSTTFGYKFWYLTVATSLMRAKYYFAWTLADAICNNAGLGWNGSSWNGLSNVDIFRFEFGTSLKESIDAWNRGTNLWLRFIVYKRVSKYSTFATFTLSAIWHGFYPGYYLTFLSGVLFTFASRTMRRHLRPYFLSSNESKLVYDLLTFAVTRFALAYITFPFVLLEFYGSVIVYSKLYWSLHVLAIGAFWGAPHLIPRIQSGDKNGIAMAFSKAGPYSEAVAKID, from the exons atGACTGATAGCTTAGAACATTACCAAGGAAGTAGGCTGCTAGAAAGACTAAGCTCACAGACAGGACTAAATGTGGATCAGCTCAATTTTGTTGTTAGCCAACTGGTGGCTCTGGTGATAGCCAGTTTATACAG AACCGTTCTTCAACCAGCGAAAGTGAACACCAAAGTCAGACATGGATTTGGCCTAATTTTTGGCATGTGGATGTCGTATTTCTGTTTCGGTTACCAAGCATTGCACCTGGCAGGACTTCCAGCAGTATGTTAT GTATTGTTAACCCAAAGCCCGAATATAATGCACGGTGCAGTATTACTAACTGCTATGGTATATTTGTCCCTGGTCCACTTACACCGCCAACTATACGAGGATAGTTCCTTTGGGTTGGATATAAGCGGGCCTCTGATGGTCATAACGCAGAAAATGAGTAGTTTGGCTTTCAGTTTACATGATGGCTTGGTAAAAACTGAAGAGGAGATGACTgaatctcaaaaatattacGCTTTAACTAAGATGCCTTCTTTCTTGGaattttttag ctACAGCCTCATGTTCCCGTCTCTCATGGCTGGCCCTGTAATCTTTTACAAAGATTACATAAACTTCATTGAAGGTCAGTCCCTAGTGCATCATAGAAGATCTACAGTGTGTTCCAAAGACGTCATGGTTCACGAGCCAAGCCCAACAAGGGctgtattcaaaaaattaattatggcTACTGGATGTGCATTAGTTTTCGTGCTGTTCCTTCCTAAGTTCCCCATATCCAGAGTGAAGACTGACGAGTTTGTAAATAGCACAACATTCGGCTACAAATTTTGGTACCTGACTGTGGCTACTTCTCTAATGAGAGCCAAGTATTATTTCGCCTGGACTCTTGCGGACGCCATTTGCAATAATGCGGGTTTGGGCTGGAACGGGAGTTCTTGGAACGGCTTATCCAACGTGGATATTTTCCGGTTTGAATTTGGTACGAGTTTGAAAGAAAGTATCGATGCCTGGAATCGCGGAACCAACTTATGGCTGCGTTTTATAGTTTACAAAAGAGTGAGTAAATACTCCACATTCGCCACTTTTACTTTAAGCGCCATTTGGCATGGATTTTATCCAGGGTACTACCTCACTTTCTTAAGTGGTGTCTTGTTCACATTCGCTTCCAGAACAATGCGGCGCCACTTGCGACCCTATTTTTTGTCTTCCAACGAATCGAAACTCGTCTACGATTTGCTTACCTTCGCAGTTACCCGATTCGCATTGGCTTACATTACTTTCCCGTTTGTTTTGCTCGAATTTTATGGCAGCGTAATTGTGTACAGCAAGTTGTACTGGTCATTACATGTATTAGCTATTGGGGCTTTTTGGGGAGCGCCCCATCTCATCCCAAGAATTCAATCGGGGGATAAAAATGGGATTGCGATGGCGTTCAGCAAGGCGGGGCCTTATTCCGAAGCTGTTGCTAAAATAGACtga
- the LOC136412950 gene encoding transcription factor HES-1-B-like — protein MSMSDDEFEPSSRMQEPQSGTMSKAELRKSHKPIMEKRRRARINHCLNEIKNLILEALNKDPARHTKLEKADILEMAVKHLQNVQKQQLAIGMATDPSAIRKFKNGFKDCVSEIDRFISKSDNTEGGMRDRVTNHLQNYINRIDQAAQPIPFVSTSIFTSNSSGEGPSGIGDQNNNPRIQVPQGIHLIPSRLPTGELALLVPNSSNLRYFPSSHRQSAFALVHQAQSSEAPRLLTSEPPRLLSPPLSPESTKGFRPIAISRPAEYPDDHHQVAQVSSTVAFADKSKMEVKTMKFPIHNKPLERKVVEHTSVIKTLSEPLCVITNHGERYKQAQHKEDSLFLEENQTESRGVKRDYSEMLHYQGLLAPMGEGVARPSKIIKTSHHEAPSSSYAGMGEPSKGDGCVVLGKAPKEADEQQNKGDQGDMWRPW, from the exons atgtcTATGAGCGATGATGAGTTTGAACCGTCATCCCGAATGCAGGAGCCGCAAAGTGGTACCATGTCCAAGGCGGAACTCCGAAAAAGCCATAAACCCATAATGGAGAAACGTCGGAGAGCCAGGATCAATCACTGCCTCAATGagatcaaaaatttaattcttgaaGCCTTGAATAAAGAT CCCGCCCGTCATACGAAATTAGAGAAGGCCGACATCCTGGAAATGGCAGTTAAACACCTACAAAATGTGCAAAAGCAACAGCTTGCCATAGGAATGGCTACAGATCCCTCTGCAATCCGAAAATTCAAGAACGGCTTCAAAGACTGTGTCTCTGAAATCGATag ATTTATCAGCAAATCGGATAATACAGAAGGAGGCATGAGAGACCGAGTGACCAATCatcttcaaaactacattaatCGTATCGACCAAGCTGCCCAACCCATCCCTTTTGTATCTACTAGCATTTTCACCTCAAATTCTAGCGGAGAGGGTCCTAGTGGTATCGGAGATCAAAATAACAATCCTAGGATACAAGTGCCTCAAGGAATTCACCTAATACCGAGTAGATTACCCACAGGAGAGCTGGCGCTGTTGGTGCCAAACTCGTCAAATTTACGCTACTTTCCATCTTCTCACCGACAAAGTGCGTTTGCTTTAGTGCACCAAGCGCAGAGTTCAGAGGCTCCGAGATTGCTTACTTCTGAGCCCCCAAGATTGCTCAGCCCTCCTTTGAGCCCAGAATCTACCAAGGGCTTTCGTCCTATAGCCATATCAAGACCTGCTGAGTACCCTGATGATCATCACCAAGTAGCTCAGGTGAGCTCCACAGTAGCTTTCGCTGATAAATCCAAGATGGAAGTCAAAACCATGAAATTTCCAATACACAATAAACCATTGGAGAGGAAAGTTGTAGAACACACCAGTGTGATCAAAACATTATCCGAACCTTTGTGTGTGATTACAAACCATGGAGAGCGCTATAAACAGGCTCAACACAAGGAAGATTCATTATTCTTAGAAGAGAATCAGACTGAATCTAGAGGAGTGAAACGTGATTACTCAGAAATGCTGCATTATCAAGGACTGTTAGCTCCGATGGGTGAAGGGGTAGCAAGACctagtaaaattattaaaaccagTCATCATGAAGCACCATCCTCGAGTTATGCAGGCATGGGAGAACCTTCCAAGGGAGATGGCTGTGTTGTTTTGGGGAAGGCACCTAAGGAAGCAGACGAGCAACAAAATAAGGGTGATCAGGGTGATATGTGGAGACCTTGGTAG
- the LOC136412963 gene encoding centromere protein S-like produces MNTEHFEQDVRQHISSCSKEISNEVGNYLGMTFDPKALDLIAELTYRKLSLYGADLEAFQKHSKRSTINTDDVKLLVRRNESLTKMVNEKIQSLENKGSPEIKEKIKAVTQ; encoded by the exons ATGAATACCGAACACTTCGAACAA GATGTAAGGCAACATATATCCAGCTGTTCCAAGGAAATTTCTAACGAAGTGGGAAACTACTTAGGCATGACCTTCGATCCCAAAGCTTTAGATCTGATTGCAGAGCTCACTTACAGGAAGCTCAGTTTATATGGAGCCGACTTGGAAGCttttcaaaa GCACTCTAAAAGATCAACAATAAACACTGATGATGTGAAACTCCTCGTCAGGCGAAACGAATCTCTG ACCAAAATGGTAAATGAGAAAATTCAGTCTCTCGAGAACAAGGGCTCTCCGGAAatcaaggaaaaaatcaaggCGGTTACGCAGTAA